The following coding sequences are from one Primulina eburnea isolate SZY01 chromosome 15, ASM2296580v1, whole genome shotgun sequence window:
- the LOC140815319 gene encoding uncharacterized protein — protein sequence MANIRLKFIALFLLLSLAVNCEATVEKADGKRAESWSEWAKKKLSVGLTGAKAADTNKFDDTAKKTKDKITETTTGAGKYTADKATEAEDKTSELGERASEKTGAAKEKASELGGKASEKTGSAKDKASELGKETYEKAGEAKDKVAEEGEKKATEGADTLSWAKEKVVGGYDAAKAKAGETYESAKDKSRQVIENLHPSGRAHDEEL from the exons ATGGCGAACATCAGGTTGAAGTTTATTGCGTTGTTTTTGTTACTTTCATTGGCGGTGAATTGCGAGGCAACCGTTGAGAAAGCAGACGGAAAGAGAGCAGAATCTTGGAGTGAATGGGCAAAGAAAAAGTTATCTGTTGGCCTTACCGGCGCTAAAGCTGCTGATACCAATAAGTTCGATGATACGGCCAAGAAAACCAAAGACAAAATTACCGAAACAACTACTG GAGCCGGGAAGTACACCGCAGACAAAGCAACAGAAGCCGAAGACAAAACCAGTGAACTCGGCGAGAGAGCTTCCGAGAAGACCGGGGCAGCCAAGGAAAAGGCAAGTGAACTCGGCGGGAAAGCTTCCGAGAAGACCGGATCAGCCAAAGACAAGGCGAGTGAACTAGGCAAGGAAACATACGAGAAGGCTGGGGAAGCAAAAGATAAGGTGGCGGAGGAAGGCGAGAAGAAAGCAACTGAGGGAGCAGACACCCTGAGTTGGGCGAAGGAGAAAGTAGTAGGAGGATATGATGCGGCGAAAGCCAAGGCCGGAGAGACGTACGAGTCCGCCAAAGATAAATCACGCCAAGTTATAGAAAATCTTCACCCAAGTGGCCGTGCCCACGACGAAGAACTGTGA